The Mixophyes fleayi isolate aMixFle1 chromosome 1, aMixFle1.hap1, whole genome shotgun sequence genome includes a region encoding these proteins:
- the LOC142159804 gene encoding dehydrogenase/reductase SDR family member 4-like isoform X2, translated as MFSKTKFPSVCPTINQIALKPYGESKKDLHEKVAIVTGSTYGIGLAIARRLAQDGAYVLLCSRKQVNVEKAVQQLKDEGLSITGIQCHVGKEEDREKLVTTALEIYGKIDILICNAAVNPFVGPIFDTDEKMWEKVFHVNVIATFFMIKLVAPHMDKQGGGSIIICSSFIGYIPHPYVGPYSITKTALLGLTNVLAQALRIMNIRVNGLALGLINTSFSNVIKRTQELASHLIPLDLGNQKNVLE; from the exons ATGTTTTCCAAGACAAAGTTTCCCAGCGTTTGCCCAACAATTAATCAAATTGCATTAAAGCCATATGGAGAAAGTAAAAAAGACTTGCACGAAAAGGTGGCAATTGTGACAGGATCAACATATGG GATTGGCCTTGCTATAGCACGACGCCTGGCACAGGATGGAGCATATGTGCTTTTGTGTAGCCGTAAACAAGTAAATGTGGAAAAAGCAGTGCAACAGCTGAAGGATGAGGGGCTGAGCATAACTGGAATACAGTGTCATGTGGGCAAAGAAGAGGACAGAGAAAAGCTAGTAACAACA GCTCTTGAAATATATGGTAAAATTGATATCCTTATCTGTAATGCCGCTGTTAATCCATTTGTTGGACCAATTTTTGACACTGATGAGAAAATGTGGGAAAAG GTGTTCCATGTCAATGTGATTGCTACGTTCTTCATGATAAAACTTGTCGCACCTCACATGGACAAACAAGG AGGTGGATCAATCATTATATGCTCTTCATTTATTGGATATATACCTCATCCA TATGTAGGTCCATATTCAATAACTAAGACAGCACTACTTGGGCTAACCAATGTTTTGGCACAAGCATTGCGTATCATGAACATTCGCGTGAATGGACTCGCATTGGGATTAATCAACACAAGCTTCAGTAATGTG ATAAAAAGAACTCAAGAACTGGCTTCACATCTCATTCCCCTTG ATTTGGGGAACCAGAAGAATGTGCTGGAATAG
- the LOC142159804 gene encoding dehydrogenase/reductase SDR family member 4-like isoform X1, with translation MFSKTKFPSVCPTINQIALKPYGESKKDLHEKVAIVTGSTYGIGLAIARRLAQDGAYVLLCSRKQVNVEKAVQQLKDEGLSITGIQCHVGKEEDREKLVTTALEIYGKIDILICNAAVNPFVGPIFDTDEKMWEKVFHVNVIATFFMIKLVAPHMDKQGGGSIIICSSFIGYIPHPYVGPYSITKTALLGLTNVLAQALRIMNIRVNGLALGLINTSFSNVIKRTQELASHLIPLGVYRFGEPEECAGIASFLCSKDASYINGENIAVSGGIRGRL, from the exons ATGTTTTCCAAGACAAAGTTTCCCAGCGTTTGCCCAACAATTAATCAAATTGCATTAAAGCCATATGGAGAAAGTAAAAAAGACTTGCACGAAAAGGTGGCAATTGTGACAGGATCAACATATGG GATTGGCCTTGCTATAGCACGACGCCTGGCACAGGATGGAGCATATGTGCTTTTGTGTAGCCGTAAACAAGTAAATGTGGAAAAAGCAGTGCAACAGCTGAAGGATGAGGGGCTGAGCATAACTGGAATACAGTGTCATGTGGGCAAAGAAGAGGACAGAGAAAAGCTAGTAACAACA GCTCTTGAAATATATGGTAAAATTGATATCCTTATCTGTAATGCCGCTGTTAATCCATTTGTTGGACCAATTTTTGACACTGATGAGAAAATGTGGGAAAAG GTGTTCCATGTCAATGTGATTGCTACGTTCTTCATGATAAAACTTGTCGCACCTCACATGGACAAACAAGG AGGTGGATCAATCATTATATGCTCTTCATTTATTGGATATATACCTCATCCA TATGTAGGTCCATATTCAATAACTAAGACAGCACTACTTGGGCTAACCAATGTTTTGGCACAAGCATTGCGTATCATGAACATTCGCGTGAATGGACTCGCATTGGGATTAATCAACACAAGCTTCAGTAATGTG ATAAAAAGAACTCAAGAACTGGCTTCACATCTCATTCCCCTTGGTGTGTACAg ATTTGGGGAACCAGAAGAATGTGCTGGAATAGCCTCATTTTTATGCTCTAAAGATGCATCTTACATCAATGGAGAAAATATTGCTGTCTCTGGTGGGATACGTGGCAGGCTCTAA